The Brassica oleracea var. oleracea cultivar TO1000 chromosome C7, BOL, whole genome shotgun sequence sequence TATAAATAATAAAAGGTACATAATAATTTAAAAATCTCTTCCTTTAAAATTATATATTATACCAAATAAAAAATTATAGCTAATCTTAAAATAATTACTAAAAAACTGAAAAAGTTACAGACATCCTACTCTTGTCGCGCTGTTATAAAAGTACATAACAACACAGAGAAGAAGAACAAGCAAACGAATCATTTCAACAATGATTAAAACACAAACCTTTGTCTCTGTCCTTCTCTCCCTCTTCTTCTTATTCTCTCTCCCTTTCTCCTCACTCGCCGCACCTCCCTCTTCGTCCTCCGTCTACGAATCCTTCGTTCAATGCTTTTCCGACAAGACTAAATCCCCACAAGCCCAAATCGCCGAAAACGTCTTCTCTCAGACAAACCCTTCCTACTCCTCCGTCCTCCGAGCATACATCCGAAATGCGAGGTTCAACACTTCCTCCACTCCCAAACCGACGATCATCGTCACTCCTCGCTCATATAGCCACGTCAGCGCCGCCGTCCTCTGCTCGAAGCCCTTAAACTTCGTCTTCAAGATCAGAAGCGGCGGGCACGACTACGACGGTCTCTCGTACATCTCCCACAAACCGTTTTTCATCCTCGACATGTCGAATCTCCGCGACGTCTCCGTCGACGTCGCCGATAACTCCGCCTGGATCTCCGCCGGAGCTACTCTCGGAGAAGTTTACTATAAAATCTGGGAGAAGAGTAAAGTCCATGGTTTCCCCGCCGGAGTTTGTCCGACGGTTGGTGTCGGCGGTCACTTAAGCGGCGGCGGGTACGGTAACATGGTGAGGAAGTACGGTTTGTCGGTGGACTACGTCGAGGACGCGAAGATCGTCGACGTGAAAGGTCGTGTTTTGGACAGGAAAGCGATGGGTGAGGATCTTTTCTGGGCGATCTCCGGCGGAGGAGGAGGGAGCTTCGGCGTCGTTTTGGGGTACAAGGTCAAGCTCGTTCCCGTGCCACCGGTCGTGACGGTGTTCCGAGTGGAGCAGTATATGGACGCCGGAGCGGTGGACATGGTTCACAGATGGCAGTTCGTTGGTCCGAAAACCGACAGGAACCTCTTCATGAGGATGCTGATTCAACCTACTACGAGGAATAAGGTGAAGACGGTGAGAGCTTCCGTGGTTGCTCTGTTCTTAGGCAGAGCAGACGACGTCGTTTCGCTTCTTGCTAAGGACTTCCCTGAGCTGGGGCTCAAGAAGGAGGCTTGCAAGGAGATGACTTGGATTCAGTCTGCTATATGGTGGGACAATGATGAGAACGCTACCCAAACCGATCCCAAAGTGTTTCTTGATCGGGATCTTGATTCCGCTAGCTTCGGCAAGAGGAAGTCTGATTACGTTGCGTCCGAGATTCCTAGAGATGGGATTGAGTCGCTGTTCAAGAAGATGATCGAGCTGGGGAAGATAGGGCTTGTTTTCAATCCTTACGGTGGGAAAATGGCGGAGGTGGCCGAGGACGCAACGCCGTTCCCTCACCGGAATAAGCTTTTCAAGATTCAGTACTCTGTGAACTGGAAAGAGTCGTCTGCGGAGATAGAGAAGGGTTACTTGAACCAGGCTAAGGTGCTTTACAGTTTCATGACCGGGTTTGTGAGCAAGAACCCTAGGAATGCTTACTTGAACTACAGAGATGTTGACATCGGTGTGAATGATCACGGGGTGAATAGTTACAAGGAAGGAGAGGTGTATGGAAGGAAGTATTTTGGTAACAACTTTGATCGATTAGTCAAGATTAAGACCGCGGTTGATCCGGATAATTTCTTCAGAAATGAACAGAGTATACCTACCTTGCCAAGTAAGGCATAGTGGAAAAAGACTTACCTTTTGTTTTTATTATAAAAATTGAAAAGGTTTGGTTATTTACTACTAAACCAGTAATGTTTGGTGAAGGAGAATATAATAGTATGATTTGAAATATTGAATACGTATGTGGAACTCTATAAAAAGATTCTTTTCATTAAGTTAGAAAAACTTAAAAGGGGTTGTTGGTATTGATGACAAAAACAAAAGTTCAAAACCGTTGATTGTTGAGTATAGCTATACCTGATTTTGAAAATTATGGCGAAAATTGTGGAATTTTGTGTTTGTTTTGAGTTGTTAAACCGTTTATGATTCTCGTGACTAAATTGATGAATGATAGTGTTGACTTGACTATAGACCAAATTGGGTTGCAACTGTTATATTTTAAAATAATTAATGCAGTAATCTTTGACAATTTGGAGATCAATGGTTTAGTATTGTTAATTGACATTCAAATTTAGTTTTCAAATAGTTTACGATGTGGAGCTATACTGATCATTTTAGTTCATCAATTAAACATCAATCTTTTTCTTTTTGAATTTACAATTTTTTTTTCTTCAAAGCTACTTTAATGTTTGGTAACCAACTGATATTTTCTTTCCAACTTTTAAAATAGAAAACCTTAAAAATATAATTAATACAAATAAAATCTGATAATATAGGAATTAAACGTTGACAGTTGACACAAAACTAAATTGATCAATCCACAACTGAAACATATAAATATTTGGACTAGGAACATACAGAAAATGAAACAGTAGTTTGGGTTTTGAGAACAAACGCCTTTTATTGAACGAAAAATAACTTTATTAAAAGCATTTATAACAACTAAAAGAGAGGTAAGCTTGTAGGAAAACGAACTTGCATCCATTGCTTCTCATACGTAGCCAAGTGGCTCCAACCTAATTCCTCCAGTAAACCCAGTTTCAGTTCGTACAGTTTCTTATTAGCGGTCTGGTTCTCGTTTTGGATCAACTCCTCAAGTACCTGAAAATCATATAATCAATTAGTTTATAGAGTCATTTGGATCAAAGCATTTGCAGTTTTTCCTGGTACATTTGAAGATTTGATAGACGTGTGTGAATTGTTTACCTTCAATGCGCTCCCAAGTCGTGAGAGGCGTTTCTCTCTTAGAACAGTGAGCGTACCGAACTTGGATGATTTCACGTCAACCCATTTTGTCAGTTCTTTGAAATTCTCTTCGAACTTATCCTTTTGGCAACTTCCTTCTTCTTCCTTCTCACCCTGCAAACAAATGAGTGGTGTGTAGTTGCCCAAAATTAGCTAACAACATGCTAATGACACCACTCTTACTTTCATTTAACACATTCACCAACTATCTATAGTCAGATATATAAATAAATCAACATTTAACGATGAAATAAGTGAGATCAAAGATTTGGTCTTGCCTTCAAATTCTCGATTCTCGCCATGGCTAACCCTTTCTGGTATAGTGCTTCGGCTAGTTGGTCACGGGTCGTTTCCATTTTTTTCTTTAAATTCTAATTTGAACAACAATAGCACAGTAAGGTGGTTATTAGAGTCGTAAATAAAAGGAAGTCGCTAGTTAATAAAACGCAATAGATAAGATATCACACCTCTGCTTCCTCATCTTCTGGTTCACTTTTGTCTAGCAAGAATCTTGCTAACTCGTCTACGTCAACACTGCGTACTACTTCGTTTGCAGCATCAATAATCTGCCGAAAAAACTAGAGATTATTGAGCGTTTACAATTTGAAGAATGTATAAGTAGAGAAAGTAGTGCAACAATATTGAGATTAGTAATTCATTTGAAACTTCACCTCTTCGTGATGGCTGATTTTGTCCCCGCCTTCAGACCGAGATAGCAAACCTTCCAAGATCTTAGCAAGCAACGGAGTGTAGCTTGGGTATTCAGTCTGCCAAGGAACATAAGCTCAAGTTAATCATTTCGGATTTGGATACTTTTTTCAAAGCTTCGCAAATTGGTGGCACAAATCATTCTTGAAAACGAAAAAAGAAAGAAAAGCCTTTAGATTGGCATACCTTGAGACAGGCACACAACTTTTTCCACTCTGAACGCTCTTCCTCAGTTTCTTGTTTTAGGTTCCCAAGAAATTTGATCTTTGTGTCACGAACCTAATTACAAGAAATTCGTAAGAAATAGTGTAGAAAAGAAAATCCACCCCTCGATATTCATAAAACAAGTACTTGATTCAATTACATAATAGAACATTCGACCATGAATTTCAGTAAGAGTCGATATGAAACATGCTTCTGAAAATAATACCTCTTGTTCCAAGCGTTCTGATACAGATTTACAGCTATTTGTAGAAGAAACTGCCTTCTTGTCTTCCTCAGGCTATTGAGTACATAACAAAACAACATCATAAATTTAGAAAAAAACGGAATACAAGGAAAAAAATAGATAAAGGCTAAACACAAAATATGAACCCCCTGTAGCCAGATTGCACTGCATCAAGTATCAGTAGCCTATGGGCAAACCAGACAAGAAATGTAGTTTTTAGATACCTTATTTGGTGGAACCACATATGAAATCGGATAAAATGCAGGATTATCCTTGGGATTCTTCCCTTCTTTATCATCAAATGACAATTTCCCATATGAGATTTCTCCCACCAACACAGATCCTTGGGGAGTATTCTGCAGGTGAAATCAAAAGTGTAGTACATTTGAGAGGAATGTGATGCTTCGGAACGTTAATTATACTTGTCAACAATCTACTAAACCTTGGGTAGCTTATCCTTTGTTGGTGGGCCCACATAAAACGCTTCCTTCACCCTGCAGGTGATAGATAAGGTGAGAAACACAATAAGAGAACAACCAAAGTAGCAGTAGAGTAGTCAGAAAACTTTAAACTAGTAAGTGAGCTAAAAGAGTACCCTGGCATTAAAACAGAGGATTTAAGAGCACCATTTCCTGTGACTGGACCATCTGGTTCAGAGTGTAAGTTCAGCCGAACCTCCTACATCACCAGCAAGATAGATTTAAAAATCAGCTCGTCAAGAATTATAGTGTTGCTAAAAAATGAAAACACTAACATCAGAAATTCAGAATACACGATTTTTTTGGGAATCTTTTTCTCCTGAAAATACATCATAATCAAAATCTTACCCCCATATTTCTTTCAATAAACACAGTGAGTTGCTTCAACTTTTCCAGCAACTGCACATTTTCATGCCTGGTGAAAGCAATTAGCTTTTAGAATAGTAGACTAAATACATAACTGTGAAACAAAGTTGTCAACCATGAAATATATTTTACAGAGTTTGGTTCTGGCTGGAGATTTTGTGTGTACAAACTCAACTCTTCAAATTTTAAAACAAACTGCAACAATCAAAGATGTAGCGCAAACCTTAGATACAGCTGAAGTTTATATTCTCCCTTAGGGAGTTTAGAAGACTCCGGATAAACATCACCCATTGCATATACACGCTGGAAAATATCAGGACAACATGTTAAGGCAAGAAAATACACTAAAAGTAAGACATAACCAAATTTGCTACACAAGAAAGCAGAAACGCGTTTTTACAGGACAAAACCGAACTAGGGATTCATAAACTTCATCATATCAGGTTTATAGAATGCCAATGAGAATTTATCAGCTAGTCTATACTTGTACTACCCAGTCTTTTAGGTGGCAAGTTTGAAGAGTACCTTGTTGGCATCAGAGATCATATAAAACTGGGACTCAAATTTAGTGTCATATATGCGATTGTTCAATAAGGGTATATAAGGTTTCACTTCAGCTGCATCTTCTAATTTGAACTTGTAGCTGCAGAAACAAAAAGATAAGAACTTACGGTAACAATTTGATAGATAAATAAGCAACGAACGACACCAAGAAAGTAGAAGCATAACCCACGTTAATGTCAATGCTAGTATCTGTTTGCCCGACAGTAGTCTATCGCGCCCAGTTGATAGAGTCTTGAGTTGTGCATCAACAGGTTGATATGGAACTCGTATCTTCATTTAAAACAAAACACCAGCCATAAGCAATTCTACAAAATATATATATATATATATATATAAAAGGAGAAGATACCATCTCCACACATAAAAGTACCTTGTTCAGAACAGCTACGGGAACAAGTTTTTCAGATGCCAATAGTGCTTCAGCTTCAACTTTTATTGGTGCTTCACTTCCATCAAGTATCAATTCTTCTTTATTGACACCAATTCCATGGAATTCGATCTAGAAAAACACATAACTTGCATCAACTCATGTTTAACAAGTCACAATGTACTCGATACAGTTAGTAGGCCTGAGCGACTTGAACATAAAACTTAGTTCGTAACATTAGTCTGACGGTATGAAGTCTGGTCAATAACACATTTTATATACCTATTCACCTGAAATTCGTTTATAAAACCACTACTATTGACACCAGTTCCATGGAATTCAATCTCGAATACACACACAACTTGCATCAACTCATGTCTAACAAGTCATAATGTACTCAATATAGTTAGTAGGCCTGAGCTACTTGAACATAGAATTTTGTTCATAATAATTAGTGTGACAACA is a genomic window containing:
- the LOC106306539 gene encoding reticuline oxidase-like protein codes for the protein MIKTQTFVSVLLSLFFLFSLPFSSLAAPPSSSSVYESFVQCFSDKTKSPQAQIAENVFSQTNPSYSSVLRAYIRNARFNTSSTPKPTIIVTPRSYSHVSAAVLCSKPLNFVFKIRSGGHDYDGLSYISHKPFFILDMSNLRDVSVDVADNSAWISAGATLGEVYYKIWEKSKVHGFPAGVCPTVGVGGHLSGGGYGNMVRKYGLSVDYVEDAKIVDVKGRVLDRKAMGEDLFWAISGGGGGSFGVVLGYKVKLVPVPPVVTVFRVEQYMDAGAVDMVHRWQFVGPKTDRNLFMRMLIQPTTRNKVKTVRASVVALFLGRADDVVSLLAKDFPELGLKKEACKEMTWIQSAIWWDNDENATQTDPKVFLDRDLDSASFGKRKSDYVASEIPRDGIESLFKKMIELGKIGLVFNPYGGKMAEVAEDATPFPHRNKLFKIQYSVNWKESSAEIEKGYLNQAKVLYSFMTGFVSKNPRNAYLNYRDVDIGVNDHGVNSYKEGEVYGRKYFGNNFDRLVKIKTAVDPDNFFRNEQSIPTLPSKA